The Sinomicrobium kalidii region TATATGAAAGAAAAAGCGGAGCAAAAAAGAAAAAACGGAGATAAAAATAGTGATGCCGATCTCTCCTGACCATAATGACAATCTCAAAAACCTAAAGGCAACGGATTGGCTTCGATTGCCTTTTACCTGCTTTCTGTTTGGCATGATAGCAGGAGTCTCGGTTATGACCGTCCTGGTCGTGATCTTTATTATTTGATCTTCTCTTTTTAAGGTTTTCTGTGGGCCGATTCCCGGCTTTCTGTTTTTTTACAAGGGTCGGGATTTTTTGCGATAAAATAGAAATACTATAAAATTAGCTGAAAAAAGATTATGAATTTGTTTTCAAATTATTTTCTTGATTTTTACGAGCACATTAAAAGGGTGTCAAATGATTTGACAATAAATGTTATTTTATTGTCATAAAATACTATTTTAGTTGCAAAAATTGCCCTAAATATCATGTGCCGCTTTATAGTCATATCCTTTATTTTTGTTTTACTTAATGATTCTTTGCATGGACAAACAGATGCTTTTATCCAACAGTTGGACTCATTAAAGCACTATACCTATAAGGACCTTTCTACGAAATTTTACGATCATGAAGCCGATTCTTCTGTAGCGGTGGTATATGCCAATACTTATTTATACCGTGCAAAAAAAGACAAGGACACTATAAAAATGGTGGACGGTTATTTTTTTATGACCGAAATAAATAGAGATTCTATTGCCATAAAGTATTCGGATAGTATTATCAATCTAACCCAGAACATAAAAGGAGATAAATATTATCCCTTTTATGGGTATTTAACAAGAGCAAATCTTTTCTTTACTAAGAGGAAATTTAAAAATGCATTAGATGATTATTTGAGGGCTAATGAACACCTTAACCAATGGGAAGAAAGTTACTTGGACTATGTAGTGAAACATAACATAGGATTATTAAAGAGTAGAATGGGGGAATACGAGGAGGCAATGACTATTTTTAAGAGATGCTTAAATTTTTATCAGGAACCGGAACATAAAAATAAATACAATTCAAGTTACCTCAGTGTCCTTGTTGCACTTTCTGACACTCATATGCGGCTTCAATCCTTTGATTCTGCATCCATGATCAATAGGATTGGATACGACAAATCTGTGTTGCTGGATATGGATGATCAAAAAGGATACTTCATTATATATGAAGGGGCCAATCAATATTTTAAAGGAAATTATAATGCAGCGATTGACAGTATTGTTTATGGTATGCCAATCATAAGGAAAATAGGGGATCAGCCAAATTTGGCTTTTTCGTATTTCTATCTTGGAAAATCGTATCTTGGATTAAAGCGTACGAAAGAAGCGGTTGTATATTTTAAAAAAGTCGATACTATTTTTCAAAACTTATCGGATATTCACCCGGAAATGCGGGAGGGGTACGAAATACTTATCAATCATTACAAATCAATCGGGGATAAAGAACAGCAGTTGTTGTACACGGAAAAGCTCTTAACCGTAGATAGTGTTCTGAATGACAATTACAGGTATATTAATAAAAATATTATCCATCAATACGATACTCCTCAGCTGATTTCCCAAAAAGACGAATTGATTGCTGCTCTGGATGGAAAGAAAAGAAAGACCACTATTGGGATTATAAGTATATCCATATTAGCATTAGGGACTACAGGACTATTTTTTTACTATTACAGAAAACAGCGTATCTATAAGAAGAGACTGGAAAAATTGTTGCGGGAGAAAATTCCTGTACAGTCTATTCCGTCAGCAAGTGAAATAAAAGATAAAGTAAAAACAGATGTACCCAAAGAGATCGTAAATACAATCCTTAAAAATTTGGAACAGTTTGAAGCCGGGCAGGGATACCTTTCCCGGAATCTCAATTTAAAGGATATGGCAAAAGACCTCCAAACTAACAACAAATATCTTTCGAAAACTATTAATTTATATAAGCAGAAAACTTTTAATACCTATATTAATGATCTTCGGGTAGATTATGCAGTATCCCGATTAAAAACGGATCAGAAGTTTCGGAATTATACCATTACAGCCATTGCCCGCGAATCCGGGTTTAACAGTCAGGAGCCCTTTTCCAAGGCATTCTATAAAAAAACCGGGATATACCCTTCATATCTGATTAAGGAATTGGATAAAAGAAGATTTTAATTAAGTTGTTGATACGTAATTATTTATTAGTCTACATTCATGGAAATACGATTACTAAATAGTACAGGACCTTATAGATTATGAATAAATCCGCATATTTTTGATGAGTGTAATTAAAAATATTTTGAAATGATGAAAAAAAAAGCTAACAACAAAAGATTGGATTTAAAGAAATTTACAGTAGCTAAACTTAATGATCCGAATATAATTTTTGGTGGTGCAGATGATGGTCCTGATACACCGCCACCTACGTCAATTCCCAAGGAATTAAAACCAACAAAAAAATAATCTCTGGTTTTAATGCCATGTTTATTTATATTTGGTTTCGAATAAAAACTTTACAATCCTTGGGTTGTAAAGTTTTTTAGCTATACAATTACCATGACGACTATAAGAACGTTAATTTACATCGCAATAAGTTGGTTATTGTGGAATTGCTCTCCCAACAAAACTTCTTCTCTTTCACCTGTTTCGGTTGATGACGTACTTTCCAAAAAAGCTGAGATTGCGGAAAAAGAACTAAATAACTGGCAACATAAGGACTACCTTTTGGATACTATTCCTGGGATTAGTTTGGACAGAGCGTATAAGGAGATTCTGGAAAAGAAAAAAGGAATAGGTGTTATTGTCGCAGTATTAGATACGGAAATTGACATAGCACATGAGGCACTTAAAAATAATATATGGATAAACCCTAACGAGGTTTCAGATAATGGAATAGACGATGATGGCAATGGCTATGAAGATGATGTACACGGTTGGAATTTTTTAGGAAATAGTCAAGGAGAGAACATCATTCATACAAATTATGAGGTAGTACGCATCGTTAGGAAGTATGAAGAAAAGTTTAAAAACAAATCAGAAGAAGAGATTCCTGTTCATGAGCGTGAAGAGTTTTCTATTTATGTTAAGGCCAGGAAAGTTTATGAAGAAAAGCTGAAAGAGGCCAAAGATAATCAGGAATATGGAGATTTTTTAGTAAATACTTATCCTAAGTCCAAAGAAGCATTAAAAAAGTTTTTTCCAAAAGAAGATTACACAGTTGAGCAGCTCGATAGTTTGTATGCTTTAAAAGAGAAAGAAGATAAGGAGTTGGCCAGCCTGATTTATTATATGTCGGATTATATAAAATATAATCTGACCCAGGAATGGATCTATGCAGCTAAAGATGAAGGAGATGCTTCTATGAATTACTGGGCGAATATAGAATACGATGATAGAAAAATTATAGGTGATGATCCTGAAGATATTACCGACACCGGTTACGGAAATAATGAAATTAGTACCAAAAACGGTCTTGAAAAAGTGTATCCTCACGGAACCTATGTAGCGGGACTTCTCGTTGCTTCTCAAAATTCTCGTGGAGTAAGAGGCATAAGTGATCGAATAAAGATTATGCCTGTAAGGATGTCTCCTTATGGAGCGGCTCATGATAAAGATATAGCCTTGGCTATTCGTTATGCTGTGGATAACGGAGCTAAAGTTATTAACATGAGCTTCAGTAAAAAATTTTCATTACACAAAGAATGGGTATTTGATGCTATTCGTTATGCCGCTGAAAAGAATGTATTATTGGTAACTTCTGCTGGCAATGATGGGATCAATATAGACGAGTTCGATTATTATTACCCGAATGATGCTAAAGATAGTATGGGAGAGGTAGCAGACAATTTTCTAATTGTAGGGGCCATTACCCCTTATGTAAATGAAAACTTGGTGGTTTCTTATTCCAACTATGGAAGGCATAATGTAGATGTATTTGCCCCAGGTTATGAACTCCTCACCACGGCCCCCGATAATTCATACAAACAAATGCCAGGTACCTCGCTGGCTTCTGCCATTGTATCCGGGGTGGCAGCGTTAATATGGTCCTATTATCCGGATTTGTCTGCTTCTCAGGTAAAGAAGATCATTATGGATTCTGGGCTGTCCTATAATATAGAATGTAACATCCCTGGAAATGAAACTAAGGAAAAACTGCTTTTTCGTGAATTTTCCCAATCCGGTAAAGTAGTAAATGCATATAATGCACTGCTTATGGCCAGAGAAATTTCTACTGAGAAATAATCATCTGACACAAAGGAGAAGAATACAATTTCTACATCTCGTTATTCCCTTTCCCTTAATTATTTTAAACTTTTATAGGAATAGAAAGGTTGCTATGAAAAAAAGCAATCTTTCTTTTTTATTAAGTAATGATTTTGGTGATATACTAAATCGTAATATATACCTCTCTCCAGTAAACTACATATGTATTTGGTTTAAAAGATTATTTTAATCAATGGTGAGGCAGTTTACTAATGGACTTAAATATGTATACCACACAATCTTTTTGATCTACAAATGTATCGCAATATTTTGATTATCAGTTTTTTTTGATTTGATATGGATTAGTCGTAATTCAATGAATAACGAGTCGATTTTCACGGAAAGTCGATTATAAATAATTGCTTGTCATTGATATACTCAATAATATTGAGGATGAAATGGAAAGCACTTTTTTGTGTCAAAATTTTCGCAAGTGCGGTTCAAAATAATAGTTAGAGTATATGAAGCCTAATAGATTGTTATTTATTCTTTTTATGATACTACCAATACATATATATTCTCAATTTCAAATTTCTGGGAAAGTAACAGATAGTGAAGGACAGGCTATCGAATTTGCCAATGTGGTTTTAGTTCCACAAATAAAAAAAGATATAGTAAAAGGAGCAATTACTGACTATGGAGGAGTTTTTCATATTACTAATGTATCAATGGGAACCTATAAAGTTACCATTAGTTTTATGGGGTATGAAGATTGGAATAAAAATATTCAAGTAGACAAGGATATAAATGTTGGTACTTTAAAATTAAAGGAAAGCGCTGAGACCTTAGCAGAAGTTGTAGTGGAAGGTAAAAAACCTCTTATCGAACGAAAAGTAGACCGGTTGGTGTTTAATGTAGAAAATAGTATTGCTGCTACTGGAGGAGATGTCTTGGATGCATTAAGAGTCACTCCAAGAATTAAGGTTCAAAACGATCAAATTTCAATGATCGGGAAAAGTGGAATGGCGGTAATGTTAGATGATAAGTTATTACAACTTTCCGGAGAGGATCTGATAACTTTTTTAAGATCGATTAAATCGGAAGATATCAAAAGTATTGAAGTAATTACGAATCCACCTGCTAAATACAGTGCAGAAGGGAATAGTGGTCTGATTAATATTAAAACGAAAAGATTAAAATATGATTCTTGGGGAGCAGCATTACAATCGACTTATCGTCAAGCCACTTATCCTATTAGCACTATAGGAGGGAATTTTAACTATCGGAAAAATAAAATAAGTATTACCTCAAGCATAAACTATTTAAATGGTTCTTTAGCTCCTGATTTGAATAGTAAAATTTATTATCCTGAAATATTGTGGACCGAAGAAAACAACAGGAAAGATTTTTATAATTCATTCAATGCGAGATTAGGAGTGGAATATAGAATTTCTGAGAAAACATCGATGGGAATTAACTACAACAGAGTAGATAATAAACCAGGAATCAGGGATGATATAAATACAAAGATTATAAATAGAAGCTCTTCACGGATCGATTCTTTAATTAATACTACAGCTGAAAGTACCATAAAACGAAATTCAAATATTTTCAATTATCACTTGGTTCATAATATTGACACGATAGGTAGAAAACTATCCATAGATGCGGATTACTTTAATTATGAAAATCATATGAATAGAAATTTCAGGACTAATACTTTTTTACCTTCTGGGGATAATATCGAGGAATCATACGAAGCCGCAGATAATATAGGTTTTCAAAAAGTAGACAACTATTCAGTAAGCGCAGATATGGAACACCCTTTACAATGGATGAATTTGAATTATGGCGGAAGATTATCATTTACTAAAACTAGTAATAAATTTTCTTTTTATGATTTAACAAGTGGAGCACCTATCCTTGATTTAAATCAGAGTAATGAGTTTATTTTTCACGAAGATACACAAGCTTTATACATTTCGGCTCAAAAAGAAATTGGTGACAAATGGGAAGTACAGGCTGGGCTTAGAATGGAGAATACTCAAACCAAAGGAAACTCATTAACATTAAATCAAGTAAATAAGATTAGCTATACCGAATTTTTTCCCACCGCTTATATTGTTTATACACCAAATGAAAATCATAGTTTTTCGATAAACTACGGTAGAAGAATTAACAGGCCTTCATTCGGTCTTTTAAATCCATTTAGATGGGTTGCTTCACCGTATTCATATTCCGAAGGGAATCCGTATCTATTGCCTGCTTTCAATCAAAATATAGAATTTGAATATTCTTATAAGGATTTCTGGGTATCAACTATTTATTTTTCCAGTCTGTCTGACGGATTTGAACAAGTTACTATTATTGACGATCAAACAAAAGTTCAGCAGATTATCCCATTGAACTTTGTCTCTCATAAAATGTTTGGAATTAATGAATATCTCTTCGTTAATCCTACTGATTGGATGGAAACCAACTTTTATGCAGATATATACTACAGTAGCTCAAAATCAAAAATACCGGAAACACTTGATTTTTTAAGTGGATGGAATGGTGAATTTACCATCAATAATAATCTTATCCTAAATAAGGATAAAACAATGTTTTTTAGCCTTTCATATAGTTATGTCACAAAAGGAGTAGACAATTTGGATAGAAATACAGCTTTTAGTCAATTAAATGCCGCCTTGAAATTCTTTTTTATGGACAAGAAGTTACAGTTGTCTATTTATGGCAATGACATACTTAGGACTAATAACCCTGAATACATCTCCTACTCAAATAACATCAAGAACTCTTTTAAAAATTATCGTGATGAAAGATTTTTAAGAGTGGCTTTGTTGTACAAATTTGGAGCCAAAATAAAAACTTCTGGGAAAAGAGAAATAAAGAATCAGGAAGAGATCGATAGGAGTAATGATTAGTTCATATAAAATAGGTTGCTAAGATAAAATTGTAGAAGACAGAAGTTTCCTCGCAAATACCATTTACTATAACATAATCTAAATCAAAATATTTGTAAACTTTAAAATATTGATACTATGGAAACATTGCATGAAACTGTAGTTAAATCCAAAGAGCTCTCCTCTGATTGGTGGGATAAATTTCTCGAAGACACAAAAAATATGACCCAGCCATTTCATTACAATAATGTATTTGATGATCATATAGAGCTGAGGCATGGAGTGTTAGAGATTTTCAGGAAGTTAAGGAAGGGTGAATATCCATTTAGGGTATACATAGAAAATAAGAGAAGAGATGATTATAATGAAATCCTTTTTGAAAACAAACCTGAAGAGAAGGAAGATATAGAATCGTGGAGTAAAAGAATTTTTGCTTTCCAAAAATTTGGAATTATCCTGAATCATGGTGAAAGTTATGATAGAGGATTGTCATTATCGATTTTAAAGTATTTAAAACCTTTACTGGATAAAGTAGGTTATCCGGTTCATGGGATAGATTTTACAATTTTTATAGGGAATTATGGGTGGACCCCTTTAGGGATCCATACAGATAATACTGGAGAGAATGTCATGCATTTCCATTTGGGACCTGGTGAAAAAACAATGTATATATGGGATACAGAAGAATTTAAAGAACAGGGAGGAAGAAGTAATGATCAAAGAATAGATAAATTCCTTCCCCATGCTAAACACAAAATGACATTTGGCCCTGGTGGAATTTTTTTCATGCCTTGGAATTTCCATCATATAGGTCAAAGTGAAGAGTTGTCGGTGGGGCTTTCCGTGTGGTTGAACAGGCCAAGAAGGGATGATCTTATTTCAAAGGTTTTCGAGGAAATACATAAGGAATACACGATTAAAGAAGCAATAAGGGGTAAAGAGGATACGAATATTCCAATTATAGACCTTAAAAGAAATCTATTAAAAAATGATGTTTTAGAAACTGTATTAATCAATGTCAATAATGATATAAAAGAGATGACAGTTTCAAAGCTAATAGAAACTTCTGTCAGAGATTACCAATATTCTTTAAAGAGTAATTTAGGATATGCTATCTCTTTAAAAGAGCAGATTAATAATAAATCAGAACTAACACTGGATAGCTATATTAAATTAGACTATCCTTTTGATATTTTGTACTACACTCCTGATAAAGAGAGGATAAAAATATTCATAAAAGGGAAAAAAATAGAAATGGTCTATCATTCGGACATTAAAACCTTAATTAATCGAATTAACACCGCTCAGAAATATAAAACTTCGGATTTATTGTCAGGATTATTTGTAGAATGGCCGGAAGGAGCTGGATTGAGAATTCTGGAATTAATTTACGAAAAAGAAGGAATACTAAACTCTATCGATTAACCATAATTTAAATTAATGACATGAGCAATAATCAATTAAACCAGTTTTTAGCGATTAAATCATACGATACTTTGCATACTGATCAAGTCCAGGGAGGCACCTGTAAAAGAAAAATTAAAAGAAAGAACAAAAACGGAGAACTGGAAGTGAAGGTCAAAGTGAAAGGTTGCGAGTAGGGTATTGCAATTTTATAGCCTACAGGAATTCTAGTGTTGTATAATATTGCGCAATTATTATAAATCAATGTAATTATTTATTAACTATTAAAATTTTTAACCATGAGTAAATCACAATTAAATGATTTCTTAGGAGTGAAATCTTTTGACGCTCTGAACACTGACTCTATTCTTGGAGGTTACACCGACAAGGAAAAAGAAAAAAAGAAGAAAAAGAAAATTGAAGCTGAGATTGAAGTGGATTTGTAAATTAATTATTAACCATTAAAATTTTTAATCATGAGTAAGTCGCAATTAAATGATTTCTTAGGTGTAAAGTCCTTCGATGCCCTTAATACTGATAGTGTAATGGGGGGATTAGTGGAAGGAAAGAAAAAAAAGAAAGATAAGGAAAAGGAGATTGACATTAAAGTAGACGTAGACCTATAATTCTTTTTTATTTATAGCACCTTTAGAGTAGAATCTAAGGGTGCTATAATGTTATTAAAATTAATAGTGTCCTCGTAATTAAGTTCTCATTAAACTATTTTCCAGTCTATGCCCTGCTTGTTACATAAGGTAAAAAACTACTTTAACTCTTTTCCAGAATATATACAAACGGAGAGGAAAGATTGCGGGCCTAGTTGTATAAAAATAATTTCAAAGTTTTACAAAAGACCTGTATCGATTGAAGGATTACGGGAATTATGTGAAACTACCAGAGAAGGCTCTACTCTTACAGGATTAATTAAAGCCTCAAAGAAAATAGGGTATGATACGAAACCCAATAAATTAACTTTAGAGGAATTAATTTCTTTTTCAAATTTTTTTCCAGTTATTCTTCATTGGAATCAAAATCATTTTGTAGTACTGTATAAGGTAAAGAGAAATAAGTTTTTTATATCCGATCCGGAATTTGGAAAATCGAAATATGATGTTGAGGATTTCTTAAAACATTGGATAGGTGATATAAATTCTGAATCCAAGGGAGTAGCTCTATTCTTAAAACCAAATAGCGTTTTTTACGAAAATATTAAAGACAATATTTCCGGAGAAAGGAGTTTTGGTGAAAAATTTTCTATATTACTTAAAGAGCATCTTGTAAATAATAAAAGGTTATTTTACAAACTTGTTTTTTTTACATTGATTTTTAGTTCTTTAGAGTTTTTGTTCCCTTTTATTATACAGGGGATAGTAGATGATGCGATTAGAAGCAAAAGTTACGAGCTATTAACTCTTTTATCCATATCTTATGTTTTTTTATATATAACTTCAAAATTATCTGATGTCATAAGGGAATGGGTCCTGATTTTTTTAAGCATGAAGATAAATGTATCTCTAGTATCTTCATTTATTAGTAAACTGT contains the following coding sequences:
- a CDS encoding S8 family serine peptidase is translated as MTTIRTLIYIAISWLLWNCSPNKTSSLSPVSVDDVLSKKAEIAEKELNNWQHKDYLLDTIPGISLDRAYKEILEKKKGIGVIVAVLDTEIDIAHEALKNNIWINPNEVSDNGIDDDGNGYEDDVHGWNFLGNSQGENIIHTNYEVVRIVRKYEEKFKNKSEEEIPVHEREEFSIYVKARKVYEEKLKEAKDNQEYGDFLVNTYPKSKEALKKFFPKEDYTVEQLDSLYALKEKEDKELASLIYYMSDYIKYNLTQEWIYAAKDEGDASMNYWANIEYDDRKIIGDDPEDITDTGYGNNEISTKNGLEKVYPHGTYVAGLLVASQNSRGVRGISDRIKIMPVRMSPYGAAHDKDIALAIRYAVDNGAKVINMSFSKKFSLHKEWVFDAIRYAAEKNVLLVTSAGNDGINIDEFDYYYPNDAKDSMGEVADNFLIVGAITPYVNENLVVSYSNYGRHNVDVFAPGYELLTTAPDNSYKQMPGTSLASAIVSGVAALIWSYYPDLSASQVKKIIMDSGLSYNIECNIPGNETKEKLLFREFSQSGKVVNAYNALLMAREISTEK
- a CDS encoding TonB-dependent receptor domain-containing protein, with amino-acid sequence MKPNRLLFILFMILPIHIYSQFQISGKVTDSEGQAIEFANVVLVPQIKKDIVKGAITDYGGVFHITNVSMGTYKVTISFMGYEDWNKNIQVDKDINVGTLKLKESAETLAEVVVEGKKPLIERKVDRLVFNVENSIAATGGDVLDALRVTPRIKVQNDQISMIGKSGMAVMLDDKLLQLSGEDLITFLRSIKSEDIKSIEVITNPPAKYSAEGNSGLINIKTKRLKYDSWGAALQSTYRQATYPISTIGGNFNYRKNKISITSSINYLNGSLAPDLNSKIYYPEILWTEENNRKDFYNSFNARLGVEYRISEKTSMGINYNRVDNKPGIRDDINTKIINRSSSRIDSLINTTAESTIKRNSNIFNYHLVHNIDTIGRKLSIDADYFNYENHMNRNFRTNTFLPSGDNIEESYEAADNIGFQKVDNYSVSADMEHPLQWMNLNYGGRLSFTKTSNKFSFYDLTSGAPILDLNQSNEFIFHEDTQALYISAQKEIGDKWEVQAGLRMENTQTKGNSLTLNQVNKISYTEFFPTAYIVYTPNENHSFSINYGRRINRPSFGLLNPFRWVASPYSYSEGNPYLLPAFNQNIEFEYSYKDFWVSTIYFSSLSDGFEQVTIIDDQTKVQQIIPLNFVSHKMFGINEYLFVNPTDWMETNFYADIYYSSSKSKIPETLDFLSGWNGEFTINNNLILNKDKTMFFSLSYSYVTKGVDNLDRNTAFSQLNAALKFFFMDKKLQLSIYGNDILRTNNPEYISYSNNIKNSFKNYRDERFLRVALLYKFGAKIKTSGKREIKNQEEIDRSND
- a CDS encoding helix-turn-helix domain-containing protein yields the protein MCRFIVISFIFVLLNDSLHGQTDAFIQQLDSLKHYTYKDLSTKFYDHEADSSVAVVYANTYLYRAKKDKDTIKMVDGYFFMTEINRDSIAIKYSDSIINLTQNIKGDKYYPFYGYLTRANLFFTKRKFKNALDDYLRANEHLNQWEESYLDYVVKHNIGLLKSRMGEYEEAMTIFKRCLNFYQEPEHKNKYNSSYLSVLVALSDTHMRLQSFDSASMINRIGYDKSVLLDMDDQKGYFIIYEGANQYFKGNYNAAIDSIVYGMPIIRKIGDQPNLAFSYFYLGKSYLGLKRTKEAVVYFKKVDTIFQNLSDIHPEMREGYEILINHYKSIGDKEQQLLYTEKLLTVDSVLNDNYRYINKNIIHQYDTPQLISQKDELIAALDGKKRKTTIGIISISILALGTTGLFFYYYRKQRIYKKRLEKLLREKIPVQSIPSASEIKDKVKTDVPKEIVNTILKNLEQFEAGQGYLSRNLNLKDMAKDLQTNNKYLSKTINLYKQKTFNTYINDLRVDYAVSRLKTDQKFRNYTITAIARESGFNSQEPFSKAFYKKTGIYPSYLIKELDKRRF